In Malus sylvestris chromosome 15, drMalSylv7.2, whole genome shotgun sequence, a single genomic region encodes these proteins:
- the LOC126601093 gene encoding cytokinin dehydrogenase 7-like: protein MIAYVECFVHENDSESRPDGGVSSLSKALDLQGSVADCGADAARDFGGMNSISPLAFLRPAGVEDVARVVKAATRSSNLTVAARGNGHSINGQAMANRGLVLDMRSLGEHFRVVRARDGSFYADVSGGALWEDVLKRCVFEYGMAPRSWTDYLSLTVGGTLSNAGVSGQAFRYGPQTSNVTELEVVTGKGEIFNCSETENSELFFGALGGLGQFGIITKARVLLQPAPDMVRWIRLVYTEFDDFTRDAELLVTRQDHGGDSFDYVEGFAFVNSDNPADGRPSVPLDPLETFDAAHLPRTAGRILYCLELARHYRKTDHSSTVDTGVNRLLGGLGFVEQLKFQVDISYVEFLLRVKRAEEHAKANGIWDAPHPWLNMFVSKSDIADFDRTVFKKILKDGIGGPMLVYPLRRSKWDTRTSVVLPESEIFYIVALLRFTPPYPKGPSSENLVAQNQEITQYCTKKGFDFKLYLPHYRSSEDWKRHFGNDRWSRFVERKMCFDPMAILAPGQKIFSRVPQP, encoded by the exons ATGATAGCTTACGTGGAGTGCTTCGTCCACGAAAACGACTCCGAATCCAGGCCCGATGGCGGCGTCTCAAGCCTCTCCAAGGCACTGGACCTCCAGGGCAGCGTCGCCGACTGCGGCGCGGATGCAGCCAGAGACTTTGGCGGAATGAATTCCATCTCGCCGCTAGCCTTTCTTCGGCCGGCGGGTGTAGAAGATGTGGCAAGGGTGGTGAAGGCGGCTACGAGGTCGTCGAATCTAACGGTCGCGGCGCGCGGCAACGGCCACTCGATCAACGGCCAGGCTATGGCGAATCGAGGCCTCGTCTTGGACATGCGGTCGTTGGGGGAGCATTTCCGGGTTGTGAGGGCCAGGGATGGCTCCTTCTACGCTGACGTGTCGGGAGGGGCATTATGGGAAGACGTGCTGAAGCGGTGCGTTTTCGAGTACGGGATGGCGCCGCGGTCGTGGACGGATTACTTGAGCTTGACGGTGGGCGGGACGTTATCCAACGCGGGCGTCAGCGGTCAGGCTTTCCGTTATGGTCCGCAAACGTCGAACGTAACGGAGTTAGAAGTCGTTACAGGGAAAGGCGAGATTTTTAACTGCTCCGAAACGGAAAACTCGGAGCTGTTTTTTGGCGCGCTCGGCGGACTTGGTCAATTCGGTATCATCACCAAAGCTAGGGTTCTTCTCCAACCAGCCCCGGACATG GTGAGATGGATAAGGCTGGTGTACACCGAGTTTGACGACTTCACTCGGGACGCCGAGTTGCTGGTAACTCGGCAGGACCACGGCGGCGACTCGTTTGACTACGTAGAAGGCTTCGCATTCGTCAACAGCGATAACCCGGCGGACGGGCGTCCTTCGGTGCCGCTGGATCCTCTGGAGACATTCGACGCGGCCCATCTCCCTCGAACCGCCGGGCGAATCCTCTACTGTCTCGAACTCGCTCGTCACTACCGCAAAACTGACCACTCCTCAACTGTCGATACG GGCGTGAACAGATTGCTTGGAGGCCTCGGATTCGTTGAGCAGTTGAAGTTCCAGGTGGACATCAGCTACGTCGAGTTTCTATTGCGTGTGAAGCGCGCAGAGGAACACGCCAAGGCCAATGGAATCTGGGACGCTCCTCATCCTTGGTTGAACATGTTCGTGTCGAAATCAGATATTGCTGATTTCGATCGAACAGTGTTCAAGAAGATCCTCAAGGATGGGATCGGCGGGCCCATGCTTGTCTACCCTCTCCGGCGAAGCAA GTGGGATACTCGTACGTCCGTGGTGCTACCAGAAAGCGAAATCTTCTACATAGTGGCATTGCTACGTTTCACTCCACCATACCCAAAAGGCCCCTCCTCTGAGAATCTGGTGGCTCAGAACCAAGAAATTACACAGTACTGCACCAAGAAAGGGTTCGATTTCAAGTTGTATTTGCCTCACTACAGATCCTCGGAGGATTGGAAGCGACATTTCGGAAATGATCGATGGTCGAGATTTGTAGAGCGGAAGATGTGCTTCGATCCGATGGCCATCCTTGCTCCTGGACAGAAAATTTTCTCGAGGGTTCCTCAACCCTAG